A window of Verrucomicrobia bacterium CG1_02_43_26 contains these coding sequences:
- a CDS encoding pseudaminic acid synthase, translated as MAKRFSINNKEISPKESPFLIAEISGNHKQDIKHAKKLIKAAVDAGADAVKLQTYTPDTLTLPVDAPDFYENNTLWNGRHLYDMYQEGMTPWEWLPELNRFAQELGTTLFSTPFDETAVDYLEKAINPVLYKVASLEINHLPLLRHIGKTQKPVLLSTGMATEKEIHVAIDTLYTAGTPSIVLLKCVSAYPADPTDFNLRSIPAMASKFNCLIGLSDHSLGNEIAISAITLGACVIEKHIVMDRNDGSLDAGFALEPEEFKQLANALKLVYKAFGTDKIGPTQQEESRLRFRRSIFVSQDIKKDEVFTPQNIKIIRPATGLHPIFWESLLGQKAKQDLPAGTPLTKAHLP; from the coding sequence ATGGCAAAACGATTCTCCATCAATAATAAAGAAATCAGCCCGAAAGAAAGCCCTTTCCTGATCGCTGAAATATCCGGCAATCATAAGCAGGATATTAAGCACGCAAAAAAATTAATCAAAGCAGCTGTCGATGCTGGGGCCGATGCCGTTAAGCTACAAACTTATACGCCGGACACGCTCACGTTACCGGTGGATGCGCCCGATTTTTACGAAAACAACACCCTCTGGAATGGAAGGCATTTGTACGATATGTACCAAGAAGGCATGACTCCTTGGGAATGGCTCCCGGAGCTCAATCGATTCGCTCAAGAACTTGGTACTACGCTATTCAGCACTCCCTTCGATGAGACAGCAGTCGATTACTTAGAAAAGGCTATTAACCCCGTTCTATACAAAGTCGCATCACTTGAAATCAACCACCTGCCATTACTAAGGCATATTGGTAAAACCCAAAAACCCGTGCTCCTCAGTACTGGTATGGCTACCGAAAAAGAAATTCATGTGGCGATCGATACCCTTTATACGGCTGGAACGCCAAGCATCGTTCTCTTAAAATGCGTCAGCGCCTATCCCGCGGATCCCACCGATTTTAATTTACGATCTATTCCAGCAATGGCCTCTAAATTCAATTGCCTCATCGGGCTCTCAGACCATTCCCTGGGGAATGAAATTGCCATTAGCGCCATCACACTAGGTGCCTGCGTGATCGAAAAGCATATTGTTATGGATCGTAATGATGGCAGCCTAGATGCCGGTTTTGCATTAGAACCTGAAGAATTTAAACAACTGGCAAACGCTTTAAAACTGGTCTACAAAGCATTTGGAACGGATAAAATAGGCCCTACGCAGCAAGAAGAGTCTCGCCTACGCTTTCGCAGGTCCATCTTCGTCTCTCAAGACATTAAAAAAGATGAAGTATTTACCCCGCAAAACATAAAGATTATACGCCCCGCAACTGGCTTGCACCCAATATTTTGGGAAAGTTTACTGGGTCAAAAAGCAAAACAAGATCTCCCTGCGGGAACTCCACTTACAAAAGCTCATTTGCCGTAA
- a CDS encoding ABC transporter permease, producing the protein MKTNLYIAWRFITSKKRSMILSLLGVVFGVGFFIVTQAQTSGFENFFIKTILSTNGAIRIAEHFQSTIQSIASNPDDQDNFRVPVNEGKQYIYGIEYPHMLKEELTNYSEISGISEILEGNADAKSGFRNQPAKLMGIRLEDHATVSDLPRQVILGDIADYASDNNSVLLGSRLAKRLNLTVNDYVYLNTHGQEKAYRVSGIVETGISDIDKVRVYMHLSESRSLLKQPFGGSIFQISLFDPSKAPQIAAHIESSYQHHAASWQEREQVWLDVFKALRVSAGITVFTIILISGLGIFNTLVMIVMEKTKEIAILRSMGYTRKDISSIFLLQGGIVLVAGTVLGWIFAAFATYGISKIPLRIRGIFSTDSFVVHWSLSHYIMASVLALIVVITASYIPARRAAKLEPGDIVRGTSA; encoded by the coding sequence ATGAAGACTAATTTATACATCGCCTGGAGATTTATCACTTCAAAAAAACGCTCCATGATTCTCAGTCTCCTGGGGGTCGTATTCGGCGTTGGCTTTTTTATCGTAACACAGGCGCAAACTTCCGGTTTTGAAAACTTTTTCATCAAAACAATCCTAAGTACTAACGGCGCTATCCGTATTGCCGAGCATTTCCAGTCTACCATTCAAAGTATCGCAAGTAATCCCGATGATCAGGATAATTTTCGAGTACCGGTAAACGAGGGCAAACAGTACATATATGGCATAGAGTATCCTCATATGCTAAAAGAGGAATTAACAAATTACTCAGAAATTTCAGGCATTTCGGAAATCCTGGAGGGGAATGCTGATGCTAAAAGCGGCTTCCGCAATCAACCCGCTAAACTGATGGGTATCCGTCTGGAAGACCATGCAACTGTTTCCGACTTACCTCGTCAGGTCATTTTAGGAGATATCGCCGACTACGCTTCAGACAATAATAGTGTCCTCCTAGGCTCTCGCCTCGCAAAACGCCTCAATCTCACGGTAAACGATTACGTTTACCTCAATACCCACGGCCAAGAAAAAGCATACCGCGTCTCCGGCATCGTTGAAACGGGCATCTCAGATATCGATAAAGTTCGCGTCTACATGCACCTCTCAGAATCCCGTTCTTTATTAAAACAACCCTTTGGCGGTTCCATTTTTCAAATCAGTTTATTTGATCCCAGCAAAGCTCCGCAAATTGCCGCACATATCGAATCCAGCTACCAACACCATGCCGCTAGCTGGCAAGAACGCGAGCAGGTCTGGCTAGACGTTTTCAAAGCCTTACGCGTCTCCGCAGGAATAACCGTGTTTACAATTATTCTTATCTCCGGTCTGGGCATCTTTAATACCTTGGTCATGATCGTTATGGAAAAGACCAAAGAGATCGCTATCCTCCGTTCCATGGGGTATACCAGAAAAGACATTTCCAGCATCTTCCTACTCCAGGGAGGGATCGTCCTCGTGGCTGGAACTGTTCTAGGTTGGATCTTTGCAGCATTCGCAACCTACGGCATTTCAAAAATCCCGCTTCGCATTCGAGGCATATTTTCCACAGACAGCTTTGTTGTCCACTGGAGCCTCTCCCATTATATCATGGCCAGTGTGCTTGCGCTCATTGTTGTCATCACTGCCAGCTACATACCGGCTCGTAGAGCAGCAAAACTAGAACCAGGCGACATCGTCAGAGGAACCAGCGCATGA
- a CDS encoding ABC transporter ATP-binding protein — protein MKKDPSNYTILQANNIHRTLGSGENANHILRGVSISLDSSNVYSIVGPSGCGKSTLLYLLGLLDKPNSGNIFLNGQEMPLDQDELKTKARNENIGFVFQFHFLLPEFTALENVLFPMKKLGKLSHTEMLDHANDLLTEVGLGQKAHRLATQLSGGEQQRVAIARALANSPRLILADEPTGNLDAKNSNLAFDLLYRLAHERDQAILIVTHNPEIANACDHTLPMQDGQFVR, from the coding sequence ATGAAAAAAGATCCTTCCAACTATACTATTTTACAAGCCAACAATATTCACCGCACGCTTGGCTCTGGTGAAAACGCAAACCATATTCTAAGAGGAGTATCCATCTCTCTCGATTCCTCCAACGTCTACTCAATCGTTGGCCCTTCTGGTTGCGGTAAAAGTACTCTCCTCTACCTCCTAGGCTTGTTAGACAAGCCTAATAGCGGCAACATTTTCTTAAACGGTCAAGAAATGCCCCTTGACCAAGATGAGCTCAAAACTAAAGCCAGAAACGAAAACATCGGCTTTGTCTTCCAATTTCACTTCCTTTTACCCGAATTTACCGCTTTGGAAAATGTTCTCTTTCCGATGAAAAAACTTGGCAAGCTTTCCCATACGGAAATGCTTGATCACGCCAATGATCTCCTCACCGAAGTAGGTCTGGGACAAAAAGCCCACCGTTTGGCAACCCAGCTTTCAGGGGGAGAGCAACAACGAGTCGCCATCGCCCGCGCTTTAGCCAATTCTCCCAGGCTCATCTTAGCAGACGAACCCACGGGAAACCTCGATGCTAAAAACTCTAACCTCGCGTTCGATCTGTTATATCGGCTTGCTCACGAGCGAGATCAAGCCATCCTCATCGTCACCCACAATCCGGAAATCGCCAATGCGTGTGACCATACACTTCCAATGCAAGATGGTCAGTTTGTGCGGTAA
- a CDS encoding peptidase M42, with amino-acid sequence MVKKAVTKKPKTPEFLIDLLNARSPSGYEQEAQAVIDKYVKPSADVYEKDTMGNRFATLNPKGNPVVMFAGHMDELGLMVHYIDDKGFVYFNTIGGHDLSIISGRRVQILTKNGTIHGVTGKRAIHLMTPEDRKKVPQRHEIWIDVGAQDKKEAESLVEIGDPIVYDHGFQILRKCRATARAFDDKAGCFVVCETLRRLAQEKTKLQAKIVSVATTQEEVGTRGAILSGYSVNPDIAVAVDVGHATDSPDCDKRQFGEFYLGKGPIICRGANINPFVFERLVAVAKANKIPYQVEAEPGPTGTDARSIQISRQGVATGLVSIPLRYMHTPSEVVDLEDVENAIKLLVAFSKSIKKTDTGIW; translated from the coding sequence ATGGTAAAGAAAGCTGTAACAAAAAAACCTAAAACACCCGAATTCCTCATAGACCTCCTGAATGCCCGTTCCCCATCAGGTTATGAGCAAGAGGCTCAAGCAGTGATCGATAAATACGTCAAGCCCTCGGCTGACGTTTACGAAAAAGACACCATGGGCAACCGTTTCGCTACCTTAAACCCGAAGGGTAACCCCGTTGTCATGTTCGCAGGGCATATGGATGAACTCGGATTAATGGTCCACTACATTGACGATAAGGGTTTTGTGTATTTTAATACCATCGGTGGCCATGACCTTTCTATAATCTCGGGTAGACGTGTTCAAATTTTAACAAAAAACGGTACTATCCACGGCGTCACCGGCAAACGTGCTATCCACCTCATGACACCGGAAGACCGTAAAAAAGTTCCCCAACGTCATGAAATCTGGATTGACGTTGGCGCCCAGGACAAAAAAGAAGCCGAATCGCTTGTCGAGATCGGCGACCCTATTGTCTATGATCATGGTTTCCAAATCCTTCGCAAATGTCGTGCAACAGCTCGCGCCTTTGACGATAAAGCAGGCTGCTTTGTTGTCTGCGAGACACTCAGAAGGCTTGCTCAAGAAAAAACTAAACTACAGGCGAAAATCGTCTCCGTAGCAACCACCCAGGAAGAAGTCGGCACCCGCGGCGCTATCCTCTCCGGTTATTCCGTTAACCCGGACATTGCCGTTGCCGTTGACGTAGGTCATGCGACAGATAGCCCAGATTGCGACAAACGCCAATTCGGCGAATTTTATTTGGGCAAAGGTCCCATTATCTGCCGTGGCGCAAATATTAACCCCTTTGTCTTCGAGCGCCTTGTCGCCGTTGCCAAAGCCAATAAAATCCCTTACCAAGTGGAAGCAGAACCGGGACCAACCGGCACCGATGCCCGCTCTATTCAAATATCGAGACAAGGGGTAGCCACTGGGCTAGTCTCCATACCACTTCGCTACATGCATACGCCCAGTGAAGTAGTTGACCTCGAAGATGTTGAAAATGCAATCAAACTTCTTGTTGCTTTCTCTAAGTCTATCAAAAAGACCGACACTGGTATTTGGTAA